In Desulfovibrio aminophilus, a single genomic region encodes these proteins:
- a CDS encoding class I SAM-dependent methyltransferase — protein sequence MRDVQYLPTAEGYDRWSDFYDTEGNPLLDLDESVVRELLPDPRGLRVLDLGCGTGRHLGRFLDAGARVVGLDFSAGMLAQARRKHGHRPDLTLLEADASGDLPLEQGSFDLVFSSLVLEHVADVAGFFRQAAGLCRPGGTLLLTTMHPALFLRDVQAHYVDRESGREFRFESHPHQVGAFILAALGAGLALRDIREAAPGRELAAANPRLEKFLGWPMLLALLLERPRIAA from the coding sequence ATGCGCGACGTGCAGTATCTGCCGACCGCCGAGGGCTATGATCGCTGGTCCGACTTCTACGACACCGAGGGCAATCCGCTGCTCGACCTGGACGAGTCCGTGGTCCGCGAACTCCTGCCCGACCCGCGCGGCCTGCGGGTCCTGGACCTGGGCTGCGGCACGGGCCGTCACCTGGGCCGCTTCCTGGACGCCGGGGCGCGGGTGGTGGGGCTGGATTTCTCTGCGGGCATGCTGGCCCAGGCCCGCCGCAAGCACGGCCACAGGCCGGACCTGACCCTGCTGGAGGCCGACGCCTCCGGGGACCTGCCCCTGGAACAGGGCTCCTTCGACCTCGTCTTCTCCAGTCTGGTCCTGGAGCACGTGGCCGACGTGGCCGGCTTCTTCCGCCAGGCGGCCGGCCTCTGCCGCCCCGGCGGGACCCTGCTGCTGACCACCATGCACCCCGCGCTCTTCCTGCGCGACGTGCAGGCCCACTACGTGGACCGTGAGTCCGGCCGCGAGTTCCGTTTCGAGAGCCATCCGCATCAGGTTGGGGCGTTCATCCTGGCGGCCCTGGGCGCGGGGCTCGCGCTGCGGGACATCCGCGAGGCGGCTCCCGGCCGGGAGCTGGCGGCGGCCAACCCGCGCCTGGAAAAGTTCCTGGGCTGGCCCATGCTCCTGGCCCTGCTCCTGGAACGCCCCCGGATCGCCGCATGA
- a CDS encoding LysE family translocator, with amino-acid sequence MIGSLCAGALLGLSAGLSPGPLLALVMAQTLRHGPREGAKAALSPLVTDLPIILVCALVLAAARGQSTVLGAISLAGSAVLLRLGLDSLRARGLRPDPRAAAPRSLLQGVLVNALSPHPYLFWLGVGMPLVYREWARDPVSAAAFLIAFYACLVGSKLGVALLCHRGRRLLAGAAYVWTMRLLGVLLLAFAGLLVRDGLRLLGLLPA; translated from the coding sequence ATGATCGGCTCCCTGTGCGCCGGGGCCCTGCTGGGCCTCTCCGCCGGACTCTCGCCCGGCCCGCTCCTGGCCCTGGTCATGGCCCAGACCCTGCGCCACGGCCCCCGGGAGGGGGCCAAGGCGGCCCTGTCCCCGCTCGTCACTGATCTGCCCATCATCCTCGTCTGCGCCCTGGTTTTGGCCGCGGCGCGCGGCCAGAGCACGGTCCTGGGCGCGATCTCCCTGGCCGGAAGCGCTGTGCTCCTGCGGCTGGGCCTGGACAGCCTGCGCGCCCGGGGGCTGCGCCCGGACCCCAGGGCCGCCGCGCCCAGGTCCCTGCTCCAGGGCGTGCTGGTCAACGCCCTGAGCCCGCATCCCTATCTCTTCTGGCTCGGCGTGGGCATGCCCCTGGTCTACCGGGAGTGGGCCCGCGATCCCGTTTCGGCGGCCGCCTTCCTGATCGCCTTCTATGCCTGCCTCGTGGGCTCCAAGCTGGGCGTGGCCCTGCTCTGCCACCGGGGACGCCGGCTGTTGGCCGGGGCGGCCTACGTCTGGACCATGCGCCTGCTGGGCGTTCTGCTCCTGGCCTTCGCCGGACTCCTGGTCCGCGACGGGCTGCGGCTGCTGGGCCTGCTTCCCGCCTGA
- a CDS encoding nucleoside deaminase, whose translation MKTEDAADQARLEEWMRLAVEEARASLREGNSGFGALVVREGEILALAHDTDATDHDPTAHAELKAIRAAAKRLGGTLSGCLLVATHEPCPMCAAAALWAGIGEIAYGFSIREALAQGRRRIDLPARRMFDLGGKDVTIHEGVLHDACSILYNKAVRDEIALLRGADTPSLDRLAEQMSARRIRWYGERHAPSHAPSGSPLDDAYALFLAKLGITAEEAPVVKRSNSRIVIHSKNFCPTLEACSILGLDTREVCRHLTEGPTTDLLRQIHPRLVFRRNYDQLRPRAPHCEEMIVLEQE comes from the coding sequence ATGAAGACGGAAGACGCCGCCGACCAAGCCCGCCTGGAGGAATGGATGCGCCTCGCGGTCGAGGAGGCCAGGGCCTCGCTGCGCGAGGGCAATAGCGGATTCGGCGCGCTGGTCGTCAGGGAAGGCGAAATCCTGGCCCTGGCCCACGACACGGACGCAACGGACCATGATCCCACGGCGCACGCGGAGCTGAAGGCCATCCGCGCGGCGGCGAAGCGCCTGGGGGGGACTCTCTCCGGCTGTCTGCTCGTCGCGACCCACGAACCCTGCCCCATGTGCGCGGCGGCGGCGCTCTGGGCCGGGATCGGGGAAATCGCTTACGGCTTCAGCATCCGGGAGGCCCTCGCCCAGGGACGGAGGCGCATCGACCTCCCGGCGCGGCGCATGTTCGACCTTGGAGGGAAGGACGTCACGATCCACGAAGGAGTGCTCCACGACGCCTGCTCCATCCTCTACAACAAGGCCGTGCGGGACGAGATCGCCCTCCTGCGCGGGGCGGACACGCCCTCGCTCGATCGGCTGGCGGAACAGATGAGCGCGCGGAGAATCCGCTGGTACGGAGAACGCCATGCCCCGTCCCACGCTCCCTCGGGCTCGCCCCTGGACGACGCCTACGCCCTGTTTCTGGCCAAGCTGGGGATCACCGCCGAGGAGGCTCCGGTCGTGAAGCGGTCGAATTCGCGGATCGTCATCCACTCAAAGAACTTCTGCCCCACACTGGAGGCCTGCTCCATCCTGGGCCTGGACACGCGGGAGGTCTGCCGACATCTGACGGAAGGCCCCACCACGGATCTTCTGCGCCAGATCCACCCGCGCCTCGTTTTTCGAAGAAACTACGACCAACTGCGCCCGCGGGCGCCGCACTGCGAGGAAATGATCGTGCTGGAGCAGGAGTGA
- a CDS encoding heme-binding protein — protein sequence MQKIIKSVALACCMLFMAGSLALADGPKKTLPGELTLEQAQKVLKAAVAKAEEIKVPMNISVVDSGGNLKAFYRMDDAFIGSVDISMKKAVTARYFNMPTRALGAASQVGAPLYGIEVSNNGLIIFAGGVLLVDKNNVIIGAVGVSGGSVDEDESVAMAGAKVLAK from the coding sequence ATGCAAAAGATCATCAAGTCCGTGGCGTTGGCGTGTTGCATGCTGTTCATGGCCGGATCGCTCGCCCTGGCTGACGGGCCGAAGAAGACCCTGCCCGGCGAACTGACCCTGGAGCAGGCCCAGAAGGTTCTCAAGGCCGCCGTGGCCAAGGCCGAGGAGATCAAGGTGCCCATGAACATCTCGGTGGTGGATTCCGGCGGCAACCTGAAGGCGTTCTATCGCATGGACGACGCCTTCATCGGCAGCGTCGACATTTCCATGAAGAAGGCCGTCACGGCCCGCTATTTCAACATGCCCACCCGGGCCCTGGGCGCGGCCTCCCAGGTGGGGGCTCCGCTCTACGGCATCGAGGTCAGCAACAACGGACTGATCATCTTCGCCGGCGGCGTGCTCCTGGTGGACAAGAACAACGTGATCATCGGCGCGGTCGGCGTCAGCGGCGGCAGCGTGGACGAGGACGAGAGCGTGGCCATGGCCGGGGCCAAGGTGCTGGCCAAGTAG
- a CDS encoding TylF/MycF/NovP-related O-methyltransferase, protein MDIFGFDTGKVWDYENGFNLTSDISRMGKIVAHYELYKRIVHLPGHVLELGVFKGASLLRFLTFRELLESPQSRKVVGFDAFGSFPQAANEADKRFVERWELGAGAGIPLEELEKSLALKKLGNYELVRGDILRSLPEYLERNPQLKVALLHIDTDIYEPAKAGLELLWDRVVRGGLVVLDDYGTEFGGTKAVDEFLRDRNVLVQKLPQSHASPAFIVKP, encoded by the coding sequence ATGGACATCTTCGGCTTCGACACCGGCAAGGTCTGGGACTACGAGAACGGCTTCAACCTGACCTCGGACATCAGCCGCATGGGCAAGATCGTGGCCCATTACGAGCTGTACAAGCGGATCGTCCATCTGCCGGGGCACGTGCTGGAGTTGGGGGTCTTCAAGGGCGCGTCGCTGCTGCGTTTCCTGACGTTTCGCGAGCTGCTGGAGTCGCCCCAGTCCCGCAAGGTCGTCGGCTTCGACGCCTTCGGCTCCTTTCCCCAGGCCGCCAACGAGGCGGACAAGCGCTTCGTGGAGCGCTGGGAACTGGGGGCCGGGGCGGGCATCCCGCTGGAAGAGCTGGAGAAGTCCCTGGCCCTGAAGAAACTGGGCAACTATGAGCTGGTGCGCGGGGACATCCTGCGCAGCCTGCCGGAGTACCTCGAGCGCAATCCCCAGCTCAAGGTCGCCCTGCTGCACATCGATACGGACATCTACGAGCCCGCCAAGGCCGGGCTGGAGCTGCTCTGGGACCGCGTGGTGCGCGGCGGCCTGGTCGTGCTGGACGACTACGGCACGGAATTCGGCGGCACCAAGGCCGTGGACGAGTTTCTCCGCGACCGGAACGTGCTCGTGCAGAAGCTGCCGCAGTCGCACGCCAGCCCGGCGTTCATCGTCAAGCCGTGA